One genomic region from Amia ocellicauda isolate fAmiCal2 chromosome 4, fAmiCal2.hap1, whole genome shotgun sequence encodes:
- the mespbb gene encoding mesoderm posterior bb, whose amino-acid sequence MDISAAQLNYSTQYQWNCQSSDSEFYSISSPETISPASSMDFSPSYQPCGSTVGSHSAFLRGVQPSKSPSSCEEGLVSMQQLRKSRSKNPSKQRQSASEKEKMRMRDLTKALHHLRTYLPPSVAPAGQTLTKIETLRLTIRYISNLSAQLGLSEEALSQRRELDIFRCHTSPEQLGCYQYNSMPECWVQEQAPDQCQYTSAPCPVQDTRMRHFQFNTALDNSVQEDILNSSTDSSLQSPHFADTIQSCQVGVILLRYSLQV is encoded by the coding sequence ATGGATATCTCTGCTGCCCAGCTTAACTACAGCACCCAGTACCAGTGGAACTGCCAGAGTTCTGATTCTGAATTCTACAGCATTTCCTCTCCTGAGACCATCTCTCCAGCCTCTTCCATGGACTTTTCTCCATCATACCAGCCCTGTGGCTCCACAGTGGGTTCCCACTCTGCATTCCTCAGGGGAGTTCAGCCTTCAAAGTCCCCTTCTTCTTGTGAGGAAGGGCTGGTCTCCATGCAGCAGTTGAGAAAATCCAGGTCGAAGAATCCCAGCAAGCAAAGGCAGAGTGCCAGTGAGAAGGAGAAGATGAGAATGAGGGACCTGACCAAAGCCCTTCACCACCTGAGGACCTACCTGCCCCCTTCTGTGGCTCCAGCAGGACAGACCCTGACAAAAATTGAGACCCTGCGTCTCACCATCCGCTACATCTCCAACCTCTCCGCACAGCTGGGGCTCAGCGAGGAGGCTCTGTCCCAGAGAAGGGAGCTGGACATCTTCAGGTGCCACACTTCACCAGAGCAACTGGGGTGTTACCAGTACAACTCCATGCCAGAGTGCTGGGTGCAAGAACAGGCACCAGACCAGTGTCAGTACACCTCAGCTCCCTGCCCAGTGCAGGATACCAGAATGAGACACTTCCAGTTCAACACTGCACTGGACAACTCTGTGCAAGAAGACATCTTAAACTCAAGCACAGACTCTTCCTTACAATCACCACATTTTGCAGATACAATACAGTCATGCCAGGTAGGTGTGATATTACTCAGATACAGTTTGCAAGTTTAA
- the LOC136748804 gene encoding mesoderm posterior protein 1-like produces the protein MDSALSQFLLQADQPLFDCDALLEQTCTRSDCGYYSASGSLSPASSIDSCCFSPPPLQCGARPDCAFLLSSPAVPEQRPLVPAPEKKRKSRSKYPGIKRQSASDREKLRMRDLTKALHHLRTYLPPSVAPAGQTLTKIDTLRLTMRYISHLSAQLGLSEEVLSQRSQSDPPQSLCHPQENMQTHFQETSLFQPDLLNTNATSQVDSLRCHTSPEQLGCHQYSSMPEFWVQEERQGFSQDSTQYCFTEDPIHTTAFTMGADTHLSAPCFQDLQSYQMYSEMVNARS, from the exons ATGGACAGCGctctctcccagttcctgctccaGGCCGACCAGCCGCTGTTCGACTGTGACGCTCTGCTGGAGCAAACCTGCACCCGGTCAGACTGCGGCTACTACAGCGCCAGTGGCAGCCTCTCCCCAGCTTCCTCCATTGACTCCTGCTGCTTCTCTCCCCCACCTCTTCAGTGTGGAGCCAGGCCAGACTGTGCGTTTCTCCTCAGCAGCCCAGCTGTCCCAGAACAGCGGCCCCTTGTCCCAGCACCGGAGAAGAAGAGAAAGTCCAGGTCAAAGTATCCTGGAATAAAACGTCAGAGCGCCAGCGATAGGGAGAAACTGAGAATGAGGGACCTAACCAAAGCCCTTCATCACCTGAGGACCTACCTGCCCCCTTCTGTGGCACCAGCAGGGCAGACCCTGACCAAGATAGATACCCTCCGACTCACCATGCGCTACATCTCCCACCTCTCCGCCCAGCTGGGGCTCAGCGAGGAGGTCCTGTCCCAGAGAAGCCAGAGTGATCCACCTCAGTCTCTCTGCCATCCACAGGAAAACATGCAGACGCACTTTCAAGAGACCAGCTTATTTCAGCCAGACCTGCTTAATACAAATGCGACATCTCAAGTGGACAGCTTGAGGTGCCACACTTCGCCAGAGCAGCTGGGATGCCACCAGTACAGCTCCATGCCAGAGTTCTGGGTGCAAGAAGAGAGGCAGGGGTTCTCTCAGGACAGCACTCAGTATTGCTTCACTGAAGACCCCATCCACACTACAGCATTTACCATGGGAGCCGACACACATTTGTCAGCACCATGCTTTCAAGACCTGCAGTCATATCAG atgtaCAGTGAAATGGTCAACGCAAGGAGCTGA
- the LOC136748805 gene encoding mesogenin-1: MDSALSQFLLQADQPLFDCDALLEQTCTRSDCGYYSASGSLSPASSIDSCCFSPPPLQCGARPDCAFLLSSPAVPEQRPLVPAPEKKRKSRSKYPGIKRQSASDREKLRMRDLTKALHHLRTYLPPSVAPAGQTLTKIDTLRLTMRYISHLSAQLGLSEEVLSQRSQSDPPQSLCHPQENMQTHFQETSLFQPDLLNTNATSQVMSGQLSNTMQSNQSYSEHYSLSESLPADYWLHQQQDMLSGLC, encoded by the exons ATGGACAGCGctctctcccagttcctgctccaGGCCGACCAGCCGCTGTTCGACTGCGACGCTCTGCTGGAGCAAACCTGCACCCGGTCAGACTGCGGCTACTACAGCGCCAGTGGCAGCCTCTCCCCAGCTTCCTCCATTGACTCCTGCTGCTTCTCTCCCCCACCTCTTCAGTGTGGAGCCAGGCCAGACTGTGCGTTTCTCCTCAGCAGCCCAGCTGTCCCAGAACAGCGGCCCCTTGTCCCAGCACCGGAGAAGAAGAGAAAGTCCAGGTCAAAGTATCCTGGAATAAAACGTCAGAGCGCCAGCGATAGGGAGAAACTGAGAATGAGGGACCTAACCAAAGCCCTTCATCACCTGAGGACCTACCTGCCCCCTTCTGTGGCACCAGCAGGGCAGACCCTGACCAAGATAGATACCCTCCGACTCACCATGCGCTACATCTCCCACCTCTCCGCCCAGCTGGGGCTCAGCGAGGAGGTCCTGTCCCAGAGAAGCCAGAGTGATCCACCTCAGTCTCTCTGCCATCCACAGGAAAACATGCAGACGCACTTTCAAGAGACCAGCTTATTTCAGCCAGACCTGCTTAATACAAATGCGACATCTCAAGTGATGTCTGGTCAGCTTTCAAACACAATGCAGTCAAATCAG AGTTACAGTGAACACTACAGCCTCAGCGAGAGCCTGCCAGCAGATTATTGGTTACATCAGCAACAGGACATGCTTTCTGGACTGTGCTGA